In one Solanum lycopersicum chromosome 11, SLM_r2.1 genomic region, the following are encoded:
- the LOC101256841 gene encoding NF-kappa-B-activating protein (The RefSeq protein has 3 substitutions compared to this genomic sequence), with the protein MGRLSSAVEIPDDRHRSHRNGDGGRYSPQRSSHYDNRRRYRSPSRSRSPIRNRNRNRSLSRSVSGSRSRSPAYSPYRSQQASHTNGRSNRRSFSPDRSYRRPSPTNEPPRRFGRGKKPYLDRDHKSGRTADSDSDEELKGLSFEEYRRLKRQKLRKQLKNCIWNCTPSPPRKENEPEYEEPDEIAEKIEDEMVKKEDGSKKDVKRSKTKSSGSEPDSESESDASDSDSEASDSEPRKSRKRKKSSSKRRSRRSRRKSVSESEEESTDDSSSEEERNKRRKKSRRKESSRRHKRGSSSRKKRSKRKSYSSESESKSKSESEDGEIDDSDASKKQKSALKSKRKKEGDSDIPEKSLELSDDAGINETKADEAMIDEVNGEVLEFKELIEARKRSNFEDEAPVGPMPLPRAEGHISYGGALRPGEGDAIAQYVQQGKRIPRRGEVGLSADEISKFEGLGYVMSGSRHQRMNAIRIRKENQVYSAEDKRALAMFNYEEKAKREQKVMADLQRLVQRHIGQDTETSHDPFGGKSTEAADD; encoded by the coding sequence atgggTAGGCTTTCCTCCGCCGTAGAAATCCCCGACAACAGGCATCGGAGCCAGCGGAACGGTGACGGCGGCCGGTACTCACCTCAGCGGAGCTCGCACTACGACAATCGACGTCGATATCGAAGTCCTAGTCGTAGCCGTAGTCCTATCAGAAACCGAAACCGAAACCGTAGCCTGAGCCGAAGTGTTAGCGGGAGTCGGAGTCGGAGTCCGGCTTATAGTCCATATAGAGGCCAGCAAGCGTCACATACCAATGGACGAAGCAACCGGCGATCGTTTTCTCCAGATCGTTCTTACCGTAGACCAAGCCCTACGAATGAACCTCCTAGGAGATTTGGACGGGGGAAGAAACCTTACCTTGATCGAGATCATAAGAGTGGAAGAACTGCAGATTCTGATTCGGATGAAGAGCTTAAAGGTTTGAGTTTTGAGGAGTACCGGAGGCTAAAACGTCAGAAATTGAGGAAACAGTTGAAGAATTGTATTTGGAATTGCACACCAAGTCCACCTAGGAAAGAAAATGAGCCGGAATATGAAGAACCTGATGAAATTGCAGAAAAAATCGAAGACGAGATGGTAAAGAAGGAGGATGGATCCAAAAAGGATGTGAAGAGGTCAAAAACTAAGTCTTCCGGAAGTGAGCCCGATTCCGAATCCGAATCAGATGCATCGGATTCTGACTCAGAGGCTTCAGATTCTGAACCGAGGAAATCTAGGAAGAGGAAGAAATCCAGTTCTAAACGTAGGAGTAGGAGATCGCGAAGGAAGAGTGTGAGTGAATCAGAGGAAGAGTCTACTGATGATTCATCATCCGAAGAAGAAAGgaacaaaagaaggaaaaagtcgAGGAGAAAAGAGAGTAGCAGGAGACATAAAAGGGGTAGTAGTAGCAGGAAGAAAAGAAGCAAAAGGAAAAGCTATTCAAGTGAGAGTGAGAGTAAAAGCAAGAGCGAAAGCGAAGATGGTGAAATTGATGATTCTGATGCTAGTAAGAAGCAAAAGAGTGCTTTGAAGAGTAAGAGAAAGAAGGAAGGGGATAGTGACATACCAGAGAAGAGCTTGGAGTTGAGTGATGATGCTGGAATTAATGAGACGAAGGCTGATGAAGCAATGATAGATGAAGTTAATGGTGAGGTGCTTGAATTTAAAGAACTGATTGAGGCAAGGAAGAGGAGTAATTTTGAAGATGAGGCCCCAGTTGGTCCAATGCCCTTGCCAAGGGCTGAAGGACATATCAGCTATGGTGGGGCACTTAGGCCTGGTGAAGGTGATGCTATTGCCCAATATGTTCAGCAAGGGAAGCGTATTCCACGTAGAGGTGAAGTGGGTCTTTCTGCTGACGAGATTTCGAAATTCGAGGGTCTTGGCTATGTGATGAGTGGTAGTAGGCATCAAAGGATGAATGCTATTCGTATCAGAAAGGAAAACCAAGTTTACAGTGCTGAAGACAAGCGAGCGTTGGCCATGTTTAACTATGAGGAGAAGGCTAAGCGTGAGCAGAAGGTTATGGCTGATTTGCAGCGCCTTGTGCAACGCCACATTGGTCAGGATACTGAAACTTCTCACGATCCGTTTGGAGGGAAGTCTACAGAAGCAGCTGATGATTGA
- the LOC101259811 gene encoding putative pentatricopeptide repeat-containing protein At1g02420 — protein MARIFCYKNLSIAFQLKRPTTHFHPSSLHSQSSAPIDKEVETLYRIITITQTPEGLKQALKSSQIKLSNDLIDKVLKRVRFSHSNPLQALEFFKYADKRKGFYHTGFSLDTILYVLGRNRKFDKIWEVLVEMKRKDQSLITPRTVQVVLGRVAKVCSVRETVESFWGFKRLLNEFGVDCFNALLRALCQEKSMSDARNVYHRLKYKFRPNNQTFNILLSGWKSSEDAEVFFKEMRDLGVEPDVVSFNCLVDVYCKGREMEKAFRVVEEMREKDITPDVITYTSLIGGLGLVGQPDKARHILKEMREYGCYPDAAAYNAAVRNFCIAKRIGDAYSLMDEMVRNGLSPNATTYNVFLRSFFWINDLKSSWTLYQRMKETGCLPSTQSCMFLIRLSRRHEKVEMALELWDDMMERGFGSYILVSDVLFDLLCDLGKLAEAERCFLQMVNKGQKPSNVSFRRIKVLMELANKQEALKLLSEKMAAFRSSTQLIQHDKVEYEQSS, from the coding sequence ATGGCTCGAATTTTCTGCTACAAGAATCTCTCTATTGCTTTTCAATTGAAAAGGCCAACGACCCATTTTCATCCTTCTTCTCTCCATTCTCAATCCTCAGCTCCTATAGACAAAGAAGTTGAAACTCTTTACCGTATCATAACAATAACACAGACACCAGAAGGACTGAAACAAGCACTGAAATCATCACAAATCAAATTATCAAACGACTTAATCGACAAAGTTCTCAAAAGGGTACGTTTTTCTCATTCAAACCCGTTACAAGCTTTAGAGTTCTTTAAATATGCAGATAAGCGAAAGGGGTTTTACCATACTGGTTTTTCTTTAGATACAATTTTGTATGTACTTGGTAGGAATCGTAAATTCGATAAGATTTGGGAGGTTTTAGTGGAAATGAAGAGAAAAGATCAATCTTTGATAACCCCCAGAACAGTTCAAGTTGTTTTAGGTAGAGTTGCTAAGGTTTGCTCTGTTAGAGAAACTGTTGAGTCTTTTTGGGGTTTTAAGAGACTGTTGAATGAGTTTGGTGTTGATTGTTTTAATGCATTGTTGAGGGCTTTGTGTCAGGAGAAGAGTATGAGTGATGCTAGGAATGTGTATCATAGGTTGAAGTACAAGTTTAGGCCAAATAACCAGACATTTAATATACTTTTGTCTGGTTGGAAGTCGTCGGAGGATGCGGAGGTTTTCTTTAAGGAGATGAGGGATTTGGGCGTTGAACCGGATGTTGTTTCGTTTAATTGTTTGGTGGATGTGTATTGTAAAGGGAGAGAGATGGAGAAGGCTTTTAGGGTGGTGGAGGAGATGAGGGAGAAGGATATTACTCCTGATGTGATAActtatacaagtttaattgGAGGGTTGGGGTTGGTTGGACAACCTGATAAGGCGAGGCACATTTTGAAGGAGATGAGGGAGTATGGATGTTATCCGGATGCGGCTGCTTATAATGCTGCGGTTAGGAACTTCTGCATTGCGAAGAGGATCGGGGATGCATACAGTTTGATGGATGAGATGGTTAGAAATGGTTTGAGCCCCAATGCCACTACATATAATGTGTTCTTAAGGtcatttttttggataaatgATTTGAAAAGTTCATGGACTTTGTACCAGAGGATGAAGGAGACTGGGTGCTTACCGAGTACACAGTCGTGTATGTTCCTGATCAGGTTGAGCAGGAGACATGAGAAAGTGGAGATGGCACTTGAGTTGTGGGATGACATGATGGAGAGAGGATTTGGCTCATATATTTTGGTCTCTgatgttttgtttgatttgcTCTGTGATTTGGGAAAGTTGGCGGAGGCAGAAAGATGTTTCTTGCAAATGGTAAATAAAGGGCAAAAACCAAGTAATGTTTCCTTTAGGAGGATCAAGGTGCTTATGGAATTGGCTAATAAACAGGAGGCTCTTAAGCTTTTGTCAGAAAAGATGGCTGCTTTTCGTTCCTCCACACAACTGATCCAACACGATAAAGTGGAATATGAAC